GGCTTGCCGCCGCAGATTGCTGGATTAGGATGGAGCTAGCGATCGCCCTAGATCGCCATCCCTCTGGCCAGCCAAGGTAGCCATGTCGCCGCTCACCCCCGCCCTGCTCGATACCATCACCCAGCGTTTGGTGTTTGCCCTCCAGCCAGAGCAGATCATTTTGTTTGGCTCCTACGCCTACGGCGAACCCAACGCCGACAGCGACATCGACCTGCTGGTAATTGTCTCCCAGTCTGACGAACCTGGCTACCGGCGGGCGCGGGTCGCCTACAAAGCGCTGCGGGGGTTGGGAATTCCCAAAGATATTTT
Above is a window of Nodosilinea sp. PGN35 DNA encoding:
- a CDS encoding nucleotidyltransferase domain-containing protein — protein: MSPLTPALLDTITQRLVFALQPEQIILFGSYAYGEPNADSDIDLLVIVSQSDEPGYRRARVAYKALRGLGIPKDILVMTRAEVERKKNVVSSLVCQALRQGKVLYG